A section of the Malania oleifera isolate guangnan ecotype guangnan chromosome 2, ASM2987363v1, whole genome shotgun sequence genome encodes:
- the LOC131148990 gene encoding 4-hydroxy-3-methylbut-2-en-1-yl diphosphate synthase (ferredoxin), chloroplastic has product MATGAVPASFSGLKSWDPSLGFAKSADFVKVSDFFQRVKSHRRRVLVIRNSNPGSDIAELQPASEGSPLLVPRQKYCESTYKTVRRKTRTVMVGNVALGSEHPIRIQTMTTTDTKDVAATVEQVMRIADSGADIVRITVQGKKEADACFDIKNTLVQKNYNIPLVADIHFAPPVAMRVAECFDKIRVNPGNFADRRAQFEKLEYTEEDYQKELEHIEQVFTPLVEKCKKYGRAMRIGTNHGSLSDRIMSYYGDSPRGMVESAFEFARICRKLDFHNFVFSMKASNPLVMVQAYRLLVAEMYVQGWDYPLHLGVTEAGEGEDGRMKSAIGIGTLLQDGLGDTIRVSLTEPPEEEIDPCRRLVKLGMRASDLQQGVEPFEEKHRHYFDFQRRTGQLPKQKEGEDVDYRGVLHRDGSVLMRLTLDQLKTPELLYKSLAAKLVVGMPFKDLATVDSVLLRELPPVDDGDARLAVKRLIDISMGVIAPLSEQLTKPLPNAMVLVNLKELSTGAYKLLPEGTRLVVSVRGDEPYEELEILKGIDATMLLHDLPYTEEKISRVHAARRLFEYLADNLNVPVIHHLQFPTGVHRDDLVIGAGTNAGALLVDGLGDGVLLEAPDQDFDFLRDTSFNLLQGCRMRNTKTEYVSCPSCGRTLFDLQEISAEIREKTSHLPGVSIAIMGCIVNGPGEMADADFGYVGGAPGKIDLYVGKTVVKRGIEMEHATDALIQLIKDHGRWVDPPAEE; this is encoded by the exons ATGGCGACCGGAGCTGTTCCAGCTTCGTTTTCGGGTCTGAAGAGCTGGGACCCCAGCTTAGGGTTTGCAAAAAGCGCGGATTTTGTGAAAGTTTCTGATTTTTTTCAGAGAGTTAAGTCTCACAGAAGAAGGGTCTTGGTGATCCGAAATTCAAACCCCGGTTCTGATATTGCCGAACTTCAGCCTGCGTCCGAAGGAAGCCCTCTATTAG TTCCTAGGCAGAAGTATTGTGAATCTACATACAAAACAGTTAGAAGGAAAACGCGGACTGTGATGGTGGGAAACGTGGCTCTTGGTAGTGAGCATCCTATAAGAATTCAAACAATGACTACAACTGACACAAAGGATGTTGCTGCAACAGTTGAACAG GTAATGAGAATAGCTGACAGTGGCGCAGATATTGTTCGGATAACTGTGCAAGGAAAGAAAGAGGCAGATGCATGTTTTGATATCAAGAACACTCTTGTTCAGAAAAA TTACAATATACCTCTAGTGGCAGATATTCATTTTGCTCCACCTGTTGCTATGCGAGTTGCTGAATGCTTTGACAAAATCCGTGTCAACCCTGGAAATTTTG CTGATAGGCGAGCACAATTTGAAAAGTTAGAGTACACAGAAGAGGACTATCAAAAGGAGCTTGAGCATATTGAGCAG GTTTTTACTCCTTTGGTTGAGAAATGTAAAAAATATGGAAGGGCAATGCGTATTGGAACAAATCATGGGAGTCTCTCTGATCGTATAATGAGCTACTATGGAGACTCCCCAAGGGGAATG GTTGAATCTGCATTTGAGTTTGCAAGGATTTGCCGCAAGTTGGACTTCCATAATTTTGTCTTTTCAATGAAAGCAAGCAACCCATTAGTCATGGTCCAGGCATACCGTCTGCTTGTAGCTGAAATGTATGTTCAAGGATGGGATTATCCATTACATTTGGGAGTTACTGAGGCTGGTGAAGGTGAGGATGGGCGTATGAAATCTGCAATCGGCATTGGAACCCTTCttcag GATGGTTTAGGTGATACAATTAGGGTCTCTCTTACAGAACCACCAGAGGAGGAAATAGATCCCTGTAGAAGGCTGGTTAAACTTGGTATGAGAGCATCTGATCTTCAGCAAGGGGTG GAACCATTTGAAGAAAAGCACAGACATTATTTTGATTTCCAACGCAGAACTGGTCAATTGCCCAAGCAAAAGGAG GGTGAAGATGTTGATTATAGGGGTGTACTCCACCGTGATGGTTCTGTTCTCATGCGTCTTACACTGGATCAGTTGAAG ACACCTGAACTCCTTTACAAGTCATTAGCAGCAAAACTTGTTGTGGGCATGCCATTCAAG GATCTGGCAACAGTGGACTCGGTGCTTTTGAGAGAACTACCGCCAGTAGATGATGGTGATGCT AGGCTGGCTGTCAAAAGGTTGATAGACATAAGTATGGGGGTTATAGCCCCTTTATCAGAGCAGCTGACAAAGCCATTACCAAATGCCATGGTTTTAGTAAATCTCAAGGAATTATCAACTGGTGCTTACAAGCTTTTGCCAGAAG GAACACGATTGGTTGTGTCTGTCCGTGGTGATGAACCCTATGAAGAGCTGGAAATCCTCAAAGGCATTGATGCTACAATGCTTCTTCATGATCTCCCATATACTGAAGAAAAAATCAGCAGGGTACATGCAGCAAGGAG GCTATTCGAGTATTTGGCAGACAATCTGAACGTCCCTGTAATTCACCATCTTCAGTTTCCAACTGGGGTTCATAG GGATGACTTAGTCATAGGTGCTGGTACAAATGCTGGAGCACTTCTAGTGGATGGACTTGGGGACGGTGTTCTCTTAGAAGCCCCAGACCAGGACTTTGATTTCCTCAGGGATACATCTTTCAATCTACTTCAAGGTTGCAGGATGCGAAACACAAAGACG GAGTATGTATCTTGTCCATCCTGTGGGAGGACACTTTTTGATCTTCAAGAAATAAGTGCAGAGATACGAGAGAAGACTTCACATTTGCCTGGTGTTTCG ATTGCGATCATGGGTTGCATTGTAAATGGGCCTGGGGAGATGGCTGATGCAGACTTTGGGTATGTTGGCGGTGCTCCTGGAAAGATAGACCTTTATGTTGGGAAG ACGGTTGTGAAGCGAGGAATCGAGATGGAGCATGCAACTGATGCCTTGATCCAGCTAATAAAAGATCATGGCCGCTGGGTGGATCCTCCTGCAGAAGAGTAA
- the LOC131148991 gene encoding alpha carbonic anhydrase 8-like: MAKAVRLCLSVVLALLLVSFAAAVDPPETSPSPAPEPGAALNSPLPPSPGVSPPAKSPASPSPLPEFSSPPAPSKPDLPPVASPTPSPTPAPAPAPAKESEINHASNDLKGDESTESYSGLSGGQKAGIAIGALAGACLVGMGALVYKKRQQNIRRTQYGYAARREIL, translated from the coding sequence ATGGCGAAGGCGGTGAGGTTGTGTCTCTCTGTTGTTTTGGCGTTGCTGTTGGTATCTTTTGCCGCGGCGGTAGATCCACCGGAGACATCACCGAGTCCGGCTCCAGAACCCGGCGCCGCCCTGAATTCTCCCCTGCCTCCGTCGCCGGGCGTTTCGCCGCCGGCGAAATCACCGGCGAGCCCTTCGCCTTTGCCAGAATTTAGTTCGCCGCCGGCTCCGTCGAAGCCAGATCTCCCTCCTGTTGCTTCGCCAACGCCTTCACCGACTCCGGCGCCTGCTCCGGCACCGGCCAAAGAAAGCGAGATCAACCACGCTAGTAACGATCTGAAAGGAGATGAGTCGACGGAATCATATAGTGGACTGAGCGGCGGGCAGAAGGCGGGGATCGCGATCGGCGCACTCGCCGGGGCTTGTCTCGTCGGCATGGGAGCCCTTGTCTACAAGAAGCGGCAGCAGAACATCCGCCGAACTCAGTACGGGTACGCCGCTAGGAGAGAGATTCTGTAA